One Anolis carolinensis isolate JA03-04 chromosome 4, rAnoCar3.1.pri, whole genome shotgun sequence DNA window includes the following coding sequences:
- the LOC134298856 gene encoding uncharacterized protein LOC134298856, translating into MFMFPTVKVPGDTTESLVCSFRSGCGELTLSQEYGHHPAVAVRCNMQVEDEELLGAGGGRSERATPETDAEFHQLAALASSTAYAQPNGVTQRRGVVRGDSTGGEEGSPSPGPQKMVFLEERMSAMETTLAVMSRAMERLAVLAEPERGRELRASSMWDVSMGSSQGFADLPAPKGREMRKEPGARPKIQTSLTRVEESDDEGEKPPRIPATLPTETLVPLANAGRGTGQREAAAGPTGPQGGLRRAENWGLPPQGPLPRREELRIEFGGESSELDFFLTTVRGYMEDNAHTFRTESSRVRAIGAVLKRGAASWYVQLHARRDPCLGSLRRFMGALETRFRDPLEQIRAREELKTVSQGQRSVSEYAEEFQCLAEKVPEWSAVTKIELFKEGLRREILSWAVHRDEPDTLRGWIQLAGRIETSLAQARRHRGGLQQRPQMKEGSRKEGSTPAGRRTEPTGNVSTSRRGCFVCGRLGHRAAECWQRKGEGGGPPKPRAVAGKRAEEEPPMRHHSGGLDEGEEDAMSEPCY; encoded by the exons atgttcatgtttcctacagtaaaagttcctggtgataccacagagagtctcgtgtgttcattcaggagcggctgtggtgagctgacactaagccaagaatacggacaccatcccgctgtagcggtgaggtgtaacatgcaagtggaggatgaagagctcttgggcgccggaggaggaaggtcggaaagggccactcccgagacggacgctgagttccaccagctggcggccctggcgtcatccaccgcttatgcccagccaaatggggtaacccagaggcgcggagtggtgcggggagatagcaccggaggagaggaaggttcaccttccccaggcccgcaaaagatggtgtttctggaggagaggatgtcggcgatggagaccaccctggcagtgatgtcgagggcgatggagcgcctggcggttttggcggagccggagcgaggaagggaactccgggctagctcaatgtgggacgtgagcatgggaagcagccagggctttgcagacctcccagcaccgaagggaagggaaatgcgaaaggagcccggtgcccggcccaagatccaaacgagcctgacgcgggtggaggagagtgacgacgaaggggaaaagcctccgagaatcccggctacgctcccaactgagaccctggtgcccctggcgaatgccgggcgtggcacaggacaaagggaagcagcagcggggcccactggcccgcaagggggcttgcgacgggcggagaattggggattgccaccacagggacccctaccgagacgagaggaactaaggatcgagtttgggggagagtcctctgaactggattttttcctgaccacggtgaggggctatatggaggacaatgcccacacttttagaacggaatccagccgggtacgggccattggtgcagtgttgaagaggggagcggccagctggtacgttcaactacacgcgcggcgcgacccatgtctggggtcactccgacgctttatgggggccctggagacccgtttccgagatccactggagcagatccgggcgagggaggagttgaagaccgtctcccaggggcagaggtcggtatctgagtatgcggaggagttccaatgcctcgctgaaaaggtgccggaatggtctgcagtgacaaagatagaactcttcaaagaggggctcaggcgggagatcctctcctgggcggtgcatcgtgatgagcctgacacactgcgcggatggattcagctggcggggcgcatcgagacatcgctggcccaggcgaggaggcaccgaggagggctacagcagcggccgcagatgaaagaggggagccggaaggagggatcaaccccagccgggaggagaacggagccgacagggaacgtgagcaccagcaggaggggctgcttcgtgtgcggccgtttgggccacagggctgccgagtgctggcagagaaaaggggaaggcggaggcccgcccaaaccaagagccgtggcagggaaacgcgccgaggaagaaccaccgatgaggcaccactcgggggggttg gacgaaggggaggaggacgccatgtcagaaccctgctactag